The window CGGCCGCCTCGATGGCCTGCCTGGCGATCTCCTGCGGCGTGAGCGGCAGGTACGGCGACATCGAGGGGGTGTGCACCGACCCGGTGACGGCACATGAAATGATGACCTTGTCTTGTGTGCTTGCCATTGAATGCTCCTTGGGCCTTGCTCAAACGGCCAGCCAGTCTGTCAGCAGCTTCTCGTCGGCGGCGAGCTGCTGCGGTGTTCCTTCGAAGACGATCTGCCCGTGCCCCATCACGCACACGCGCGTAGACACCTTCAAGGCAATCGCCAGCTTCTGTTCCACCAGCACCACGGCAACGCCCCGGCGGTGCATGTCCTCGATGCACTCGCCCACGGCCACGACGATCTTGGGCGCGAGCCCTTCCGTCGGCTCGTCGATCAGGATGAGCTGCGGGTTGCCCAGCAGCGAGCGGCAGATCGTCAGCATCTGCTGCTCGCCGCCGGACAGGCTGCCGGCCTTGGTGTTGCGGCGCTCCTTCAGGCGGGGGAAGTACGCGAACATGTCCTCCACGGTCCAGTGCGTGGCGCCTCCTGTGGGCGGCTGCTCGCCCATGCGCAGGTTTTCGTCGACCGTGAGGTTGGCGAAGACCTCCCGCTCCTCGGGCACGTAGGCGATGCCCGAGCGGCAAATGGCATAGGGTCGCTCGCCGGTGATGTCGCGCTCGCCCAGTCGGATCTGCCCGCCACTGGGCGTCACCAATCCCATGATCGCCTTCATCGTGGTCGAGCGGCCCGAGCCGTTGCGCCCGAGCAGGCTGACCACCTCGTTGCGCCCCACCTCGAAGCTCACGCCATGCAGGATGTGGCTCTTGCCATAGTGGGCGTGCACCGCGTCGAGCGCCAGCAGCGTCGATGCCGCATTCATCGTCGTGCGACTCATGCCGACACCTCCTCACCCAAATACGCTTCCTTCACGGCGGCGTTGCGGCGGATCTCGTCGGGCGTGCCGGTAGCGATCACCTCGCCGTAGACCAGCACGCTGATGCGGTCGCTGATAGCAAACACCACCTGCATGTCGTGCTCGACGATCAGGAGCGCGCGCCCGCGCGTCACGGAGCGGATCAGCTCCGCGGTGTACGCCGTCTCCTCGTTGGACATGCCGGCCATCGGCTCGTCCAGCAGGATCGCCTTGGGATCGGGGGCGAGCGTCATCGCGATCTCCAGCGAGCGCTGCTCCGAGTAGGGCATCTCCCCCGCGATGGTGGTGGCGCGGCGCTGGAGCCGCACCTGCTCCAGCAGCCTTTCGGTCTCTTCACGGATGCGCGCATTGCGGGCGACCAGCTTCCACAGGTTGTTCTCCAGCCCGTGCGGGCGCATCACCGCGAGCCGCAGGTTCTCGAAGACCGTGAGCTTCGGAAAGATGTTGGTGATCTGGAACGAGCGGGACAGGCCGAGCCGGTTGACCTCCTGCGGCGGCTTGCCGTCGATCCGGCGGCCGTCGAACACGATCTCGCCCTCGGTGGGTGCGAAGTGGCCCGAGATAAGGTGGAACACGGTGGACTTGCCCGCGCCGTTGGGTCCGATCAGCGCATGGCGCTCGTCCGCGCGCAGCTCCAGGTCCACGCCGCGGATGATCTCCGTCGGGCCGAACGACTTGCGCACGCCGCGCAGGCTCAGGATGGTGTCGGTCACAGGGCCACCTCCGCGCCACGCGCCGCAGTGCTCATGCCGCGTTCGCCCGCTGCCTGAAGCGCTTCGACACCCCGGCGCACGGCATGGACCAGCGCCCCGCCACAGGCCAGAAGCGCCGCCGGGAGCACCCACGTCAGTACATCGGACGGCAGCCACGAACGGCCGAACAGCGCGATGGCCGGCCACGGCGCACCGGGGTTGGCGCCGGCCAGGGCGCGGTAGTCCTGCGAGAACATGCGCTGCAGCAGCTCCACGGTGAACGCGGTCCCGGCCGTCAGCAGCGCCGCGGCCGCGACCCACGCGAGCAGCACGGGCACCAGCCGCGCCACGCCGATTTGCCGGCGCAGTTGCGACGACGCGCGGAACAAGCCGGCCAGTCCGTCCGGCATGAACAGCATCACCAGCACGAAGAGCGTGCCCTGGTAGAGCAGCCACGACTGCGTCAGGTCCGACACGGCGTAGCCGAAGAAGGTCATCAGCGAAGCGCCCAGCGCTGGGCCGAGGAACACCTTGACGCCGCCGATGTAGGTGTTCAGCACGACCGCGGCCGACAGCTGCGCATCGAGGACGACGTAGTTGGCCGCCTCGTTGCTGATCACCTGCAGGCCGCCGGCGATGCCCGAGAACATCGCGGAGATGGAGAACACCAGCACGCTCAGCCGGTGCACGTCGTAGCCGAGAAAGCGCAGCCGGTGCCCGTTCTCGCGCAAGCCCAGCGCGAGCCGGCCGACCGGCGTCAAGGTGTACACGTAAAGGAGCGCGAGGGACACCAGCACCCATGCCAGCGTCAGGTAGTACACCTGCGTGGTCGAGCCGAAGTTGAGCCCCATCGAGGGCATGCGCATCGACGAAATGCCCGCCTCGCCGCCGAACAGGCCCTTGAGGTGCGGCGCCAGCGCATGCAGCAGTTCCGCGATGGCCAGCGTGATCATCGCGAAGTAGGTGCCGGTGCGCTGGGTGGCGAACCAGCCGGCAATGGCGCCGATCGCCAGGCCGCCCAGCCCACCCGCCAGCGGCAGCAGCGGGGTCGGCAGCAGCCCGGTCCCGCCGAGTGCGTTCATGGCATGGACGGTCGCGAACGCGCCCACGCCGAAGTACGCCGCATGGCCGAAGGACAGCATGCCCGCCTGGCCGCACAGCACGTTGTAGGCGCTGGCGAACAGCGCCGCGATCAGCATCTGGATGGCGGCATTCACCAGCCCCTGAGACAGCAGCAGCGGCACGCAGGCCAGCAGCAGCACGGCCACACCGACGCCGATGACACGCGAGAGCGAGGTCATGGTGTCAGCCCTTCTCGCCGAGCAGGCCGCCGGGCCGCACCAGCAGGATCAGCAGCATCAGCGCGAACGGGATCGTTGCGGCCAGGCTCGACACCTTCAGCGTCAGCAACCCGCCCACGCCTTCAGCCCAGGTGCGCTCGCCCACCAGCGCGAAGGCGTCCGCCAGCGTCGCATCGACCGCCACGGCCAGCGAGGTGATGATGCCGATGAGCAGCGAGGCCAGCATGGCGCCTTCCAGCGAGCCGAGGCCGCCGACTACGACCACCACGAAGACCATCACGCCCAGCTCCAGCGCCATGTTGGGATTGGTGGTGTAGAACGCGCCCGCCACCGCACCCGCCAGCCCGGCCAGCGCCGCGCCGACGCCGAACACGCCCATGAACACCAGCGGCACGTTGTGCCCCAGCGCCTCGGCCATGCGGGGCCGGTAGATGGCCGAGCGCACGACGATGCCGATGCGCGTGCGCGTGAGCAGCAGGTAGATGGCGACGAACATCGCGACCGCCACGGCGCCCATCAGCAGCCGGTACACCGGATAGTCCGAATGGCCCAGCGTGAAGGCGGCAAAGTCCAGCGACTTCGGGATGCGGTAGTTGACCGGGTAGTTGCCGAAGAACAGCTTGACCAGCTCGGCGATGATGAACGACAGCCCGAAGGTCAGCAGCAGCTCGTGTGCGTGGCCGTGGCGATGCACCCGCCGCAGGAAGAACCGCTCCCCCACCGTTCCGACCAGGCCCACCAGCAGCGGCGCCAATGCCAGCGCGCCGAAGAAGCCCAGCACGTCCTGCAGCGCGTAGGCGAGGTAGGCGCCCAGCATGTAGAACGAGGCATGCGCGAAGTTGAGGATGCCCATCATCCCGAAGATGAGCGTGAGGCCGGCCGAGACCATGAACAGCAGCAAGCCGTAGATGATCCCGTTCAGCAGCGAAACGATGAAGGTGTCCATGTGCCTTGATTGCAAGTGGGCCGGCCGCGCGGGCCGGCCGACGGTGGATCAGGCGGGCCGCTGCATCTTGCAGCTGGCCTGCGCGGGCGTGGACGCTTCGGCGGCCGAGAACAGCTTGACCGGCTTGAAGCCCATGTCCGTGTCGTCGGCCTTGTACCTGGCGTCCTTCGCCACGGTGGAAACCACCATCGGCAGCTGCACCTGGTGATCGGCCGCGCGCATGCTCATCTCGCCGATCGGCGTCTTGATCTTCGCGGTCTCGATGGCCGCGGCCAGCGCATTGACGTTCAGCTTGCCGCCTTCCGCCTTCACGCGCTTGAGGGCATCGGACACCATGGCCAGGCCGAAGACGGTCTGCGGCTCGGTGGCGGCGGGCAGGTGCCCGGTCTTGGCCTTGTAGTCGGCGACGAAGCGTTCGCCCTCCGTGCCGCCGGCTTCGGCATTGAAGGTGTGTGCGACGAAGTGGCCGATCGCCAGCTCGCCCGCGTTGGCGATGTTGCCCGGCTGGTCCAGGAAGATGGTGCCGAAGCGCGCCTTCAGGCCCGCGGCCTTGGTGGCCTTCATCAGCAGCAGCAGGTCGTTGGACCAGTTGCCCGTCATCACCGTGTCGGCCTTAGCCGCGCCGATCTTTGCCACGTAGGGCGCGAAGTCCTGGATCTTGTTGACGTCGTGCAGCGTCTTTTCCACCACCTGGTAGCCGCCAAGCGCGGCGTTGTCGGAGATGGCCTGTTCCATGTCCTGGCCCCAGGAGTAGTTCTGGTTGATCGCATAAACGCGCGATCCCAACGCGTTGGCCTGCTTCATTGCCAGCACCAGGGCCTTGGTGCGGACCTGCGCGTTGCCGCTGAAGCGGAAATGGTGGAAGTGGCACTTGTCGCCGGTCAGCTCCAGCGCCTCGGCGCCGACGTTCACGTAGATCATCTCCTTGCCGGGATTGCGAAGGTTGTGCTTGCGCACATCCTCGGTGATCTGGCCGCCGACCGCCGACGAAGCGCCCTGCACCACGACGTGGACGCCATCCGCGACGGCAGCCTTCAGCTTGTCGGCCGCACCCGCCGGACCGCCCTGGTTGTCATACTCGAGCAGCTGCACCGGCTGGCCGTTCCAGCCTCCTTCGGCGTTGATCCGCTCGATCGCGTACCGGGCCGCCGCGCGGTAGGTCTGGCCGGACGCGGCCTGCGGCCCGGACAGCGTTTCGATAACGCCGATCTTCACGGGGTCGGCGAAGGCCGCACCCGAGGCCATGCAGGCGGCGATGGCGGCGAGGGATAAATGGCGAAGCGATTGCATCTGGGTCTCCTTTTGAATTGAATGGGGCCGAAGGGGCGCCCGCGGGCACCCTTCACTTACAGGTACTCGACGTTGGCGTCGACGCTCACCGCTTGCCCGGTGACGTTGCGCGCCGCCGGCGCGCAGAGGAACAGCGCCATGGCGGCCACGTCCTCGGCCCTCACCATGCGGCGCAGCGACATCTTCTGGATGTACTGCTCGCGCACGACGTCCGCGCTGAGGCCGGAGGCCGCCGCCCGCGCCGCCATGACAGCGTTCATGCGATCACCCTCCACCGTTCCGGGCAGGATGGCGTTGACGCGCACGCCGTGCGGCCCGAGTTCGATCGCCAGCGACTTCATGAGGCCGACCACCGCCCACTTGGTGGATGCGTAGGGCGTGCGGTACGCGTAGCCGAGCCGGCCCGCCACCGAGCTCATCGCTATGACGCAGGGATGGGCCTTCGACGCCTTCAGCAGCGGGATCGCCCGCCGCGCGAAGAGAAACTGGCTGTTCAGGTTGACCGCCACCGTGCGCTCCCACATCACGGCATCGATGCTTTCGATGGCAGCCGTGGGCCCGGCAATGCCGGCGTTGTTGACGAGGACGTCCAGTCCGCCGAGCGTACCGCGGACATCGTCGAAGACGAGGTCGACTTCGCTCTCCACGGCCGCGTCGGCCATGCTGCTGGTGATACCGGGAATCTCGGTGGACAGGCGGTCCAGGGCCGCCCGGTCGATGTCGCACACATGCACGTGCGCGCCGGCTTCGCTGAAAGCACGTGCCACCACCGCACCGATGCCGCTGGCGCCGGCCGTCACGAGCACTCTCAGGCCAGGTTCGGGCCTGAGCGAATCAAGAATGTTCATGGCGTGACTTTCGCCAACCGGCGGCCTGTATCCAATGTCTCGCCGCCACACTGCCTCGCGGCTTCCGGTGTGCCCGGAAGACTTCGCGAAAACCCTAGCTGCCGGCGTTCGCCCGCGCGCGGCAGTGCATGCCAATGCGCCGCGCCGGAAGCGCGAGGCTCTGCTAGCCTCTGCCCCCGCTGCTGGAAGTTCAGGCAGCGCAAGGAGCAAACGAATGGCAAGCGAGGTGGGTTCGGAGAGCATCGAAGAGATCGGCTGCGACCTCATCAGGATGCTGCACCAGGGCGCGTCGGCCGACGAATTCGCGGCGCGGCTCGCGCAGGTCGA is drawn from Variovorax sp. PBS-H4 and contains these coding sequences:
- a CDS encoding ABC transporter ATP-binding protein, with the translated sequence MNAASTLLALDAVHAHYGKSHILHGVSFEVGRNEVVSLLGRNGSGRSTTMKAIMGLVTPSGGQIRLGERDITGERPYAICRSGIAYVPEEREVFANLTVDENLRMGEQPPTGGATHWTVEDMFAYFPRLKERRNTKAGSLSGGEQQMLTICRSLLGNPQLILIDEPTEGLAPKIVVAVGECIEDMHRRGVAVVLVEQKLAIALKVSTRVCVMGHGQIVFEGTPQQLAADEKLLTDWLAV
- a CDS encoding ABC transporter ATP-binding protein, yielding MTDTILSLRGVRKSFGPTEIIRGVDLELRADERHALIGPNGAGKSTVFHLISGHFAPTEGEIVFDGRRIDGKPPQEVNRLGLSRSFQITNIFPKLTVFENLRLAVMRPHGLENNLWKLVARNARIREETERLLEQVRLQRRATTIAGEMPYSEQRSLEIAMTLAPDPKAILLDEPMAGMSNEETAYTAELIRSVTRGRALLIVEHDMQVVFAISDRISVLVYGEVIATGTPDEIRRNAAVKEAYLGEEVSA
- a CDS encoding branched-chain amino acid ABC transporter permease; protein product: MTSLSRVIGVGVAVLLLACVPLLLSQGLVNAAIQMLIAALFASAYNVLCGQAGMLSFGHAAYFGVGAFATVHAMNALGGTGLLPTPLLPLAGGLGGLAIGAIAGWFATQRTGTYFAMITLAIAELLHALAPHLKGLFGGEAGISSMRMPSMGLNFGSTTQVYYLTLAWVLVSLALLYVYTLTPVGRLALGLRENGHRLRFLGYDVHRLSVLVFSISAMFSGIAGGLQVISNEAANYVVLDAQLSAAVVLNTYIGGVKVFLGPALGASLMTFFGYAVSDLTQSWLLYQGTLFVLVMLFMPDGLAGLFRASSQLRRQIGVARLVPVLLAWVAAAALLTAGTAFTVELLQRMFSQDYRALAGANPGAPWPAIALFGRSWLPSDVLTWVLPAALLACGGALVHAVRRGVEALQAAGERGMSTAARGAEVAL
- a CDS encoding branched-chain amino acid ABC transporter permease, producing the protein MDTFIVSLLNGIIYGLLLFMVSAGLTLIFGMMGILNFAHASFYMLGAYLAYALQDVLGFFGALALAPLLVGLVGTVGERFFLRRVHRHGHAHELLLTFGLSFIIAELVKLFFGNYPVNYRIPKSLDFAAFTLGHSDYPVYRLLMGAVAVAMFVAIYLLLTRTRIGIVVRSAIYRPRMAEALGHNVPLVFMGVFGVGAALAGLAGAVAGAFYTTNPNMALELGVMVFVVVVVGGLGSLEGAMLASLLIGIITSLAVAVDATLADAFALVGERTWAEGVGGLLTLKVSSLAATIPFALMLLILLVRPGGLLGEKG
- a CDS encoding branched-chain amino acid ABC transporter substrate-binding protein; this translates as MQSLRHLSLAAIAACMASGAAFADPVKIGVIETLSGPQAASGQTYRAAARYAIERINAEGGWNGQPVQLLEYDNQGGPAGAADKLKAAVADGVHVVVQGASSAVGGQITEDVRKHNLRNPGKEMIYVNVGAEALELTGDKCHFHHFRFSGNAQVRTKALVLAMKQANALGSRVYAINQNYSWGQDMEQAISDNAALGGYQVVEKTLHDVNKIQDFAPYVAKIGAAKADTVMTGNWSNDLLLLMKATKAAGLKARFGTIFLDQPGNIANAGELAIGHFVAHTFNAEAGGTEGERFVADYKAKTGHLPAATEPQTVFGLAMVSDALKRVKAEGGKLNVNALAAAIETAKIKTPIGEMSMRAADHQVQLPMVVSTVAKDARYKADDTDMGFKPVKLFSAAEASTPAQASCKMQRPA
- a CDS encoding SDR family oxidoreductase; amino-acid sequence: MNILDSLRPEPGLRVLVTAGASGIGAVVARAFSEAGAHVHVCDIDRAALDRLSTEIPGITSSMADAAVESEVDLVFDDVRGTLGGLDVLVNNAGIAGPTAAIESIDAVMWERTVAVNLNSQFLFARRAIPLLKASKAHPCVIAMSSVAGRLGYAYRTPYASTKWAVVGLMKSLAIELGPHGVRVNAILPGTVEGDRMNAVMAARAAASGLSADVVREQYIQKMSLRRMVRAEDVAAMALFLCAPAARNVTGQAVSVDANVEYL